From one Culex quinquefasciatus strain JHB chromosome 3, VPISU_Cqui_1.0_pri_paternal, whole genome shotgun sequence genomic stretch:
- the LOC6043451 gene encoding arginine/serine-rich coiled-coil protein 2 isoform X1: MDSLLQNYNSDDEDSAPERDSTPVKKVRPSTSTTNKSSARREEPPSAASGSGSKKRKSSHHDEYDEKAKKRTTAPAGGDDKKRQSAKDEDTKRRPKKKTHTNKDDRVSHEGNGGKRSRSSSSSSSSSSSSSSSSSSSGSSGSSSGSSDSGDSSSSSSSSSSRGHNRRSKQQHRSSSSKKSSKSKVKVASTPEKASKSSSSKQKVAPKVISLSPSPDRRSESKHESSSKDKKKSPEKRRDRSSSRDRYESSSKRKDKEHRSRSDREYREKDRSSKHDRDDRRSDRDKRDKYSSSSSSRYKDDRRTDKYERSRDHKRDYDSKDRRYRRSSSRDRKRKSSPERSSRRRSRSRSKSPAAMPPAKPHYMPNPPGVGLLPTPLMPIPTGPLPLINPTAHIQPLMSLNLGPVELPTRPGTTIGGGLPIDATTAALSRSSLIRSNVKAAQLEKMGIDVLQQSKKATESVPLPSYYNPGVVNPVRYADQVQKRKLLWSHKTPESKDVSSNISKWEQAKFSQDKDGKVASKFLRLMGVKDGQKGPGEATKSDTATSSAGGAAASASSSSASGGDSIKKQEELFSTMEQQYEVARQVTHTMRGVGLGFSSQPRTF, from the exons GATTCCACAccggtgaagaaagttcgcccCAGCACCTCCACCACCAACAAGTCGTCAGCTCGACGGGAAGAGCCCCCCTCTGCTGCCAGTGGCAGTGGTAGCAAGAAGCGCAAATCGTCCCACCACGATGAGTACGACGAAAAGGCCAAGAAGCGAACTACTGCCCCGGCCGGTGGAGACGACAAGAAGCGGCAGTCCGCCAAGGACGAGGACACCAAGAGGCGACCCAAAAAG aaaacacacacaaacaaagacGACCGTGTTTCCCACGAAGGAAACGGTGGC AAACGTTCGCGCTCTTCCTCCAGCTCGTCGTCTTCGTCTTCTTCGTCCTCTTCCTCGTCATCCTCGTCGGGGTCTTCGGGCTCCTCCTCGGGCAGTTCCGATTCCGGAGAttcgagcagcagcagctccagcTCCAGCAGCCGCGGCCACAACCGTCGCTCGAAGCAGCAGCATCGCTCTTCCTCCTCGAAAAAGTCGTCCAAGTCGAAGGTCAAGGTGGCCAGCACTCCGGAAAAGGCGAGCAAGTCGTCGAGCTCGAAGCAGAAGGTGGCCCCGAAGGTGATATCCTTGTCGCCATCGCCGGATCGTCGGTCGGAGTCCAAGCATGAG AGTTCTTCGAAGGACAAGAAGAAAAGTCCGGAGAAGCGTCGCGATCGGAGCAGTTCGCGCGATCGTTACGAAAGCAGCAGCAAGCGCAAGGACAAAGAGCATCGCAGTCGGAGCGATCGCGAGTACCGGGAGAAGGATCGTTCTTCGAAGCACGACCGCGATGATCGTCGCAGCGATCGGGACAAGCGTGACAAGTACTCGAGTAGCTCGAGCAGCCGGTACAAGGACGATCGCCGGACGGACAAGTACGAGCGAAGCCGCGACCACAAGCGTGACTACGACAGCAAGGATCGTCGCTACCGGCGGTCCTCGTCGCGTGACCGCAAGCGCAAATCCAGTCCGGAACGTAGCAGCCGGAGGAGGTCGCGCTCGAGGAGCAAGTCTCCAGCGGCGATGCCACCGGCCAAGCCGCACTACATGCCGAATCCCCCGGGAGTCGGGCTTCTGCCAACGCCGTTGATGCCGATTCCAACGGGCCCACTTCCCCTCATCAACCCAACCGCGCATATTCAACCGCTGATGAGCCTAAACCTAGGTCCCGTCGAGTTGCCAACGAGACCCGGCACGACCATCGGAGGTGGCCTTCCGATCGACGCGACCACCGCCGCTCTCTCGCGCAGTTCCCTCATCCGAAGCAACGTTAAAGCGGCCCAACTCGAAAAGATGGGCATCGACGTGCTGCAGCAAAGCAAGAAGGCCACCGAATCGGTCCCCCTTCCCTCGTACTACAACCCGGGCGTGGTCAACCCCGTGCGCTACGCCGACCAGGTCCAGAAGCGGAAGCTCCTCTGGAGCCACAAAACCCCCGAAAGCAAGGACGTCTCCTCCAACATCAGCAAGTGGGAACAGGCCAAATTCTCCCAGGACAAGGACGGCAAGGTGGCCTCCAAGTTTCTGCGCCTCATGGGCGTCAAGGACGGCCAAAAGGGACCGGGGGAGGCCACAAAATCCGACACCGCGACAAGCAGCGCTGGCGGCGCCGCTGCCTCCGCCTCCAGCTCCTCCGCCTCCGGTGGGGACAGTATTAAAAAGCAGGAGGAACTCTTCTCCACGATGGAGCAGCAGTACGAGGTGGCCCGGCAGGTGACGCACACGATGCGGGGCGTTGGGTTGGGTTTCAGTTCGCAGCCGCGGACGTTCTAG
- the LOC6043451 gene encoding arginine/serine-rich coiled-coil protein 2 isoform X2, whose product MDSLLQNYNSDDEDSAPERDSTPVKKVRPSTSTTNKSSARREEPPSAASGSGSKKRKSSHHDEYDEKAKKRTTAPAGGDDKKRQSAKDEDTKRRPKKKRSRSSSSSSSSSSSSSSSSSSSGSSGSSSGSSDSGDSSSSSSSSSSRGHNRRSKQQHRSSSSKKSSKSKVKVASTPEKASKSSSSKQKVAPKVISLSPSPDRRSESKHESSSKDKKKSPEKRRDRSSSRDRYESSSKRKDKEHRSRSDREYREKDRSSKHDRDDRRSDRDKRDKYSSSSSSRYKDDRRTDKYERSRDHKRDYDSKDRRYRRSSSRDRKRKSSPERSSRRRSRSRSKSPAAMPPAKPHYMPNPPGVGLLPTPLMPIPTGPLPLINPTAHIQPLMSLNLGPVELPTRPGTTIGGGLPIDATTAALSRSSLIRSNVKAAQLEKMGIDVLQQSKKATESVPLPSYYNPGVVNPVRYADQVQKRKLLWSHKTPESKDVSSNISKWEQAKFSQDKDGKVASKFLRLMGVKDGQKGPGEATKSDTATSSAGGAAASASSSSASGGDSIKKQEELFSTMEQQYEVARQVTHTMRGVGLGFSSQPRTF is encoded by the exons GATTCCACAccggtgaagaaagttcgcccCAGCACCTCCACCACCAACAAGTCGTCAGCTCGACGGGAAGAGCCCCCCTCTGCTGCCAGTGGCAGTGGTAGCAAGAAGCGCAAATCGTCCCACCACGATGAGTACGACGAAAAGGCCAAGAAGCGAACTACTGCCCCGGCCGGTGGAGACGACAAGAAGCGGCAGTCCGCCAAGGACGAGGACACCAAGAGGCGACCCAAAAAG AAACGTTCGCGCTCTTCCTCCAGCTCGTCGTCTTCGTCTTCTTCGTCCTCTTCCTCGTCATCCTCGTCGGGGTCTTCGGGCTCCTCCTCGGGCAGTTCCGATTCCGGAGAttcgagcagcagcagctccagcTCCAGCAGCCGCGGCCACAACCGTCGCTCGAAGCAGCAGCATCGCTCTTCCTCCTCGAAAAAGTCGTCCAAGTCGAAGGTCAAGGTGGCCAGCACTCCGGAAAAGGCGAGCAAGTCGTCGAGCTCGAAGCAGAAGGTGGCCCCGAAGGTGATATCCTTGTCGCCATCGCCGGATCGTCGGTCGGAGTCCAAGCATGAG AGTTCTTCGAAGGACAAGAAGAAAAGTCCGGAGAAGCGTCGCGATCGGAGCAGTTCGCGCGATCGTTACGAAAGCAGCAGCAAGCGCAAGGACAAAGAGCATCGCAGTCGGAGCGATCGCGAGTACCGGGAGAAGGATCGTTCTTCGAAGCACGACCGCGATGATCGTCGCAGCGATCGGGACAAGCGTGACAAGTACTCGAGTAGCTCGAGCAGCCGGTACAAGGACGATCGCCGGACGGACAAGTACGAGCGAAGCCGCGACCACAAGCGTGACTACGACAGCAAGGATCGTCGCTACCGGCGGTCCTCGTCGCGTGACCGCAAGCGCAAATCCAGTCCGGAACGTAGCAGCCGGAGGAGGTCGCGCTCGAGGAGCAAGTCTCCAGCGGCGATGCCACCGGCCAAGCCGCACTACATGCCGAATCCCCCGGGAGTCGGGCTTCTGCCAACGCCGTTGATGCCGATTCCAACGGGCCCACTTCCCCTCATCAACCCAACCGCGCATATTCAACCGCTGATGAGCCTAAACCTAGGTCCCGTCGAGTTGCCAACGAGACCCGGCACGACCATCGGAGGTGGCCTTCCGATCGACGCGACCACCGCCGCTCTCTCGCGCAGTTCCCTCATCCGAAGCAACGTTAAAGCGGCCCAACTCGAAAAGATGGGCATCGACGTGCTGCAGCAAAGCAAGAAGGCCACCGAATCGGTCCCCCTTCCCTCGTACTACAACCCGGGCGTGGTCAACCCCGTGCGCTACGCCGACCAGGTCCAGAAGCGGAAGCTCCTCTGGAGCCACAAAACCCCCGAAAGCAAGGACGTCTCCTCCAACATCAGCAAGTGGGAACAGGCCAAATTCTCCCAGGACAAGGACGGCAAGGTGGCCTCCAAGTTTCTGCGCCTCATGGGCGTCAAGGACGGCCAAAAGGGACCGGGGGAGGCCACAAAATCCGACACCGCGACAAGCAGCGCTGGCGGCGCCGCTGCCTCCGCCTCCAGCTCCTCCGCCTCCGGTGGGGACAGTATTAAAAAGCAGGAGGAACTCTTCTCCACGATGGAGCAGCAGTACGAGGTGGCCCGGCAGGTGACGCACACGATGCGGGGCGTTGGGTTGGGTTTCAGTTCGCAGCCGCGGACGTTCTAG
- the LOC119769814 gene encoding uncharacterized protein LOC119769814: MVKCRPLVQPYPLGTLVRLDALTNFSLSLSFQIAGEMGAKMSRRTGRKAAAAAKEATPEIPVDETYVDRVAGGGRVDGGNDLAGGTPEPDPPVSEQNLTGFCFDHSVEPADPVLEAPVVIEIPLNNSLDNATAVPIPEPLVDQNSSLTNLTISRGIEGQIDVISVVPIPDPPVTEQNLNDDSLKNSERPVDPVAESTVIDSVEFSKPRRERYVRKINLSISDTSVGVPERQNSKKSVQFSDLAQVKEFTASESSIPILYSLLVKDPPTTVPELSPQNSKQIKYFWCYTCQNFGTNSLPWLLRLRYSKLSMYLRHLFCGSMCCAVICLLVFV, encoded by the coding sequence ATGGTCAAGTGCAGACCCCTTGTTCAGCCATACCCGCTTGGGACGTTGGTGAGGTTGGACGCTCTTActaatttctctctctctctctcatttcAGATAGCCGGAGAAATGGGCGCCAAGATGTCTCGCCGAACTGGGCGGAAGGCCGCTGCGGCCGCGAAAGAGGCCACTCCGGAGATTCCAGTGGACGAAACGTACGTTGACCGGGTTGCGGGTGGCGGACGGGTTGACGGGGGAAATGACTTGGCGGGGGGAACTCCGGAACCGGATCCGCCGGTTTCGGAACAAAATTTAACTGGCTTTTGTTTTGACCATTCCGTTGAACCGGCGGATCCGGTTCTGGAAGCCCCGGTGGTAATTGAAATTCCTTTAAATAATTCTTTGGACAATGCTACGGCGGTTCCGATTCCGGAACCGCTCGTAGATCAAAATTCTTCTCTAACTAATTTGACCATTTCAAGGGGAATCGAGGGCCAAATCGATGTGATTTCCGTTGTTCCGATACCGGATCCACCGGTTACGGAGCAAAATTTAAACGAcgattctttgaaaaattcCGAAAGACCGGTGGATCCGGTTGCGGAATCAACGGTAATCGATTcagttgaattttcaaaaccgCGCAGAGAACGTTATGTTCGCAAAATTAATTTGTCCATTTCAGACACTTCGGTGGGAGTTCCGGAAcgtcaaaattctaaaaaatccgtTCAATTTTCAGATTTAGCCCAGGTTAAAGAGTTCACAGCGTCGGAATCTTCAATTCCGATCCTGTACTCGCTTTTGGTAAAAGATCCCCCGACAACGGTCCCGGAACTGTCTccacaaaattcaaaacaaataaaatatttttggtgtTACACCTGTCAAAATTTTGGAACGAACTCTTTGCCCTGGTTGCTGCGATTGCGGTATTCCAAATTATCGATGTATTTGCGCCATTTGTTTTGTGGTTCGATGTGTTGCGCGGTTATTTGCttgcttgtttttgtttga